Proteins from a genomic interval of Microbacterium abyssi:
- a CDS encoding acyl-CoA carboxylase subunit epsilon: MIDQPTPGLRIVRGTADEEELAALIAVVTDAYGREAADAVAEEPRVSAWQRTQRPLRKPLRRDIPWGRFSG, translated from the coding sequence GTGATCGATCAGCCCACTCCCGGACTCCGGATCGTCCGCGGCACTGCGGACGAGGAGGAGCTCGCCGCCCTTATCGCGGTGGTCACGGACGCCTACGGGCGGGAAGCTGCGGATGCCGTCGCCGAAGAGCCGCGTGTCTCAGCATGGCAGCGGACTCAGCGTCCGCTGCGCAAGCCGCTGCGCCGAGACATCCCGTGGGGGCGGTTCTCGGGCTGA
- a CDS encoding acyl-CoA carboxylase subunit beta, whose amino-acid sequence MTDIPDLSTTAGKIADLRSRFDEAVTEPEKIAREKQHAKGKMTARERIELLVDSGSFVEFDEYVRHRTTSFGMDRNRPYGDSVVTGIGTIHGRTVAVYSQDFTTFGGSLGEVAGDKIIKIMEFALTSGMPIIGILDSGGARIQEGVLALSKYGEIFRLNTRSSGVIPQISIIMGPAAGGAVYGPALTDFVIMVDKTSQMFVTGPDVIKTVTGEDVGMEELGGALTHNTRSGVAHYLAEDEDDALDYARTLLGFLPDNNMAEIPGYESDFEWETTDADRTLNTIIPDSANQPYDIHTVIDHVIDDDFLEVQPLFAPNIVVGFGRIEGRSVGIIANQPSQMAGTLNIEAGEKASRFVRFCDAFSIPIVTLVDVPGYLPGTDQEWTGVIRRGAKLIYAYAEATVPLVTVILRKAYGGAYIVMGSKQLGADVNLAWPTAEVAVMGGQGAVNILYRNEIKRAEEAGEDVAAVRTRLANEYTYSVTSPFLAAERGEIDGVIEPANTRVSIAKALRSLRGKRAELPPKKHGNIPL is encoded by the coding sequence GTGACGGACATCCCTGACCTCTCCACGACCGCCGGCAAGATAGCCGACCTCCGCTCCCGCTTCGATGAGGCGGTCACCGAGCCCGAGAAGATCGCGCGGGAGAAGCAGCACGCCAAGGGCAAGATGACGGCCCGCGAGCGCATCGAGCTGCTCGTCGACTCCGGCAGCTTCGTCGAATTCGACGAGTACGTCCGCCATCGCACCACGTCGTTCGGAATGGACCGCAATCGTCCCTACGGCGACTCCGTCGTCACCGGCATCGGCACGATCCACGGTCGCACCGTCGCCGTCTACTCGCAGGACTTCACCACGTTCGGCGGCTCGCTCGGCGAGGTCGCCGGCGACAAGATCATCAAGATCATGGAGTTCGCCCTCACCAGCGGCATGCCCATCATCGGCATCCTCGACTCCGGCGGCGCCCGCATCCAGGAGGGCGTGCTCGCGCTCAGCAAGTACGGCGAGATCTTCCGTCTGAACACCCGATCCTCCGGCGTCATCCCGCAGATCTCGATCATCATGGGCCCGGCCGCCGGCGGCGCCGTCTACGGCCCGGCGCTCACCGACTTCGTGATCATGGTCGACAAGACCAGCCAGATGTTCGTCACCGGCCCCGACGTCATCAAGACCGTCACGGGCGAGGATGTCGGCATGGAGGAGCTCGGCGGCGCTCTCACCCACAACACGCGCTCCGGCGTCGCCCATTACCTGGCCGAGGACGAAGACGACGCGCTCGACTACGCCCGCACTCTGCTCGGCTTCCTGCCGGACAACAACATGGCGGAGATCCCGGGTTACGAGAGCGACTTCGAGTGGGAGACCACGGATGCCGATCGCACACTGAACACGATCATCCCCGACTCCGCGAACCAGCCCTACGACATCCACACGGTCATCGACCACGTGATCGACGATGACTTCCTCGAGGTGCAGCCGCTGTTCGCCCCGAACATCGTCGTCGGCTTCGGTCGCATCGAGGGCCGCTCGGTCGGCATCATCGCGAACCAGCCCTCGCAGATGGCAGGCACGCTGAACATCGAGGCCGGCGAGAAGGCCAGCCGCTTCGTGCGCTTCTGCGACGCGTTCTCGATCCCGATCGTCACTCTCGTCGACGTGCCGGGCTACCTGCCCGGAACCGACCAGGAGTGGACCGGCGTGATCCGCCGCGGCGCCAAGCTCATCTACGCCTATGCCGAGGCGACGGTTCCGCTGGTCACGGTGATTCTGCGCAAAGCGTACGGCGGCGCGTATATCGTGATGGGCTCCAAGCAGCTCGGCGCCGACGTCAACCTCGCCTGGCCCACCGCAGAGGTCGCGGTCATGGGTGGGCAGGGCGCCGTCAACATCCTGTACCGCAACGAGATCAAGCGCGCCGAGGAGGCCGGCGAGGATGTCGCCGCCGTCCGCACCCGCCTCGCCAACGAGTACACCTACAGCGTCACCTCGCCGTTCCTCGCCGCCGAGCGCGGTGAGATCGACGGCGTGATCGAACCGGCCAACACGCGCGTCTCGATCGCGAAGGCGCTGCGCTCCCTGCGCGGCAAGCGTGCGGAGCTGCCCCCGAAGAAGCACGGGAACATCCCGCTGTGA